One Portunus trituberculatus isolate SZX2019 chromosome 42, ASM1759143v1, whole genome shotgun sequence DNA window includes the following coding sequences:
- the LOC123517380 gene encoding uncharacterized protein LOC123517380 yields MDLELRYDTHITSVARQTSQRVSALRRMAGSLDSRGILTFYRAQIRPCMEYGALTWMSSAHTHTSRLDTIQRRALRLLGEDEESVASITSLEHRRDVATLTVCHKAQVLHTPRLSCLSLPPHPPGRNTRQAADGDQQVLVPLSRSSQHQRTFRARAARLWNQFTVATPAEVAGLSTQQTKVAANVWRSALPARLVQ; encoded by the coding sequence ATGGATCTTGAGCTGCGCTACGACACCCACATCACGTCTGTAgcccgccagacctctcagcgtgtgtcagccctGCGCAGGATGGCTGGCAGTCTGGACTCGCGAGGCATCCTCACTTTCTACAGGGCAcaaatccgtccctgtatggagtacggtgCCTTGACATGGATGTCCAGCGCCCATACCCACACCAGCCGGCTCGACACGATACAGAGGCGCGCTCTTCGTCTAttgggggaagacgaggagagcgtGGCAAGTATCACGTCACTGGAGCACCGGAGGGACGTGGCAACCTTAACGGTGTGCCACAAAGCTCAAGTGCTGCATACACCTCGCCTCTCCTGCCTCAgcctgccgccacacccacccgggAGAAATACAAGGCAAGCAGCGGATGGGGACCAGCAGGTACTGGTgcctctctcccgctcctcacaacaccagcgaACATTCAGAGCCAGGGCAGCGCGCCTGTGGAATCAGTTCACGGTGGCCACGCCTGCTGAGGTAGCGGGACTATCAACTCAGCAGACAAAAGTGGCCGCCAATGTCTGGAGAAGCGCTCTCCCTGCCCGACTAgtgcagtga